A window of the Glaciimonas sp. CA11.2 genome harbors these coding sequences:
- a CDS encoding patatin-like phospholipase family protein, which translates to MIRFLLSLLAAVGLPFAPDVRPALAFLQRKEQDDVARAQYEAKIDAIVDGLVHRSVARGDNTLDLLLLSGGGQHGAYGIGFLRGWQSRSNGSMPDFDLVTGISTGGLQAPFALLGTAEALSQAAALYRNATTDFAPTFDWLFWLRRTGGLVKTELYRQMIEREMSGRMSARLQARFSEGRQLIIGTTDFDLGIGHLWDIGRELAAPIEGQRRVQQILLATTAIPGIFPPLILDDHLHADGGIVSNVLQVLDFDGYRKLAASLVTSGVMQPVTVRIWIVINMWTYPRPVSIDPSSRRSIVRRSNLLMFWTHQLQYLAGMKDMVRAVNAELPGLRLEMRYTSIPSELANEPGAADLFNQEWMTRIEKFGFERAQSSHPWDEITTPYARPVPSMSQEEQLLFSILVQKK; encoded by the coding sequence ATGATACGATTTTTACTTAGTTTATTGGCTGCTGTAGGACTGCCGTTTGCTCCTGATGTCAGACCCGCCTTGGCTTTTTTACAACGTAAAGAGCAAGATGATGTCGCGCGTGCTCAATACGAGGCCAAAATAGACGCAATCGTTGATGGCTTAGTGCATCGCAGTGTTGCTCGAGGAGACAATACATTAGACTTATTGTTGCTTTCAGGTGGCGGTCAGCACGGTGCCTACGGCATCGGTTTTCTACGTGGATGGCAAAGTCGTAGCAATGGCTCTATGCCTGACTTCGATTTGGTGACAGGAATTAGCACTGGTGGGTTACAGGCACCGTTTGCGTTGTTGGGTACGGCAGAAGCACTATCCCAGGCTGCCGCCTTGTACCGCAACGCCACTACCGATTTCGCTCCGACGTTTGACTGGCTATTTTGGCTAAGACGAACCGGGGGATTAGTCAAGACCGAGCTATATCGACAGATGATTGAGCGCGAGATGAGCGGACGTATGAGTGCGCGATTGCAGGCTCGCTTTTCTGAAGGTAGGCAATTGATCATCGGTACGACAGATTTTGATCTGGGAATTGGCCATCTTTGGGACATCGGCCGAGAATTGGCGGCACCAATAGAGGGGCAACGTCGGGTGCAACAGATACTACTGGCTACGACCGCTATTCCTGGTATTTTCCCTCCGTTAATCTTGGATGATCACCTGCATGCAGATGGCGGTATTGTATCTAACGTACTGCAGGTTTTGGATTTTGATGGTTACCGAAAACTAGCTGCGAGTCTAGTTACTTCTGGCGTAATGCAACCGGTTACTGTGCGTATTTGGATAGTTATAAATATGTGGACATATCCGCGCCCGGTATCAATAGATCCATCCAGTCGTCGGTCCATCGTCCGTCGTAGCAACCTGTTGATGTTTTGGACCCATCAACTCCAATACCTTGCCGGAATGAAAGATATGGTGCGTGCTGTGAACGCCGAATTACCCGGCTTACGACTTGAGATGCGGTACACGTCGATCCCGTCAGAACTTGCAAACGAACCTGGTGCGGCTGATTTATTTAATCAGGAATGGATGACGCGTATCGAAAAATTTGGATTCGAACGCGCCCAAAGTAGCCATCCGTGGGATGAGATAACCACGCCTTATGCCCGTCCAGTGCCCTCAATGTCACAGGAGGAACAGCTTCTCTTTTCAATCTTAGTTCAAAAGAAGTAA